A window of the Lolium perenne isolate Kyuss_39 chromosome 7, Kyuss_2.0, whole genome shotgun sequence genome harbors these coding sequences:
- the LOC127314625 gene encoding putative disease resistance RPP13-like protein 3 — protein MVDSVVSSAMQKLEGMAFATVKQQTEVGKRAQGLKDDMAWLQLVLRGADQRRRREINDYIELWVRQTREVAFDAEDLLDEYYHEGRLHCRGVLDLPSFLRWLRHSATGLFVRQSICNDIDAIKLRLEQIRKKTEDNSVQLKMSLPATASSVKPRKRYVDWDAPSGCNIDNLLVNNEKLKKIKGYLSSQGETMPRIIVAIMGKNGAGKTTLARCVYESSEVRAMFHHIIWVHLPQKFRLVDVIADMVRQTTFPGMDLDPETEVHEKDVHKKDVYDIRQLRNRLTGRLNMKKYLIVLDNVRSPDELNLFLSVLPECKGSALLITTEIKPYHTACGSSSTMNDSDSDTCWKFKKLCDHQVQLQKLKKEEARKMFLTRLFGKSSSDKNVKNATHAKVIENLLDKSLPLAGTLLAGLLRTKKEEVWTDVINQLMQQRHELEQQKQNHEKEQEQQQQQLAEGLEQMKRMDQQRSWRQEEKQQMIDKKQEVKLPAGQQQGQREEIEHAQLEGEKEPEQQPEKHVYRQMSLLEQILMLSFDDLHPQLKQCFLYFSAFKAEEPINADKLIRLWVAEGLVRPTDGRAAEKHGRDHLRTLISRCLVNLVEKDYSNNIISVSMHERVIAFARSEAREINFLQVHHSTSDLPSTAIRRLSVRNAFDPHTRLALATPKLRSLLCECPEAPYADDGSTSCTSHIRMVWEYIGGRVISLNIHQCKFLRVIDLQGMVHRSTLPYEIGWLIYLQYLGLARTGLKKLPRSIKNLHRLQTLDISSTEIKHVPNGLWWIKSLRHVLAEQLDNGPTNTNALQNLQTLHTVQCKGSALKKLINLRSLRLWGIDKKLMLVECLGRMECLKFLDLAAKNGVELPLIKVLTMFGLRSLQQLKLDGPVNKEGSREVHTYLLHKLTKLELQNSGMEQEHIDLIAQVPNLAGLILGKDSYTETQMKIPTNGFPELKELQINNLGKLTDWTFAQDAGSTLKQLQRVSILNCTALKKIPDELRTLQHLVLFAARNSPVNFPSGKFESAEKLSIIKEESEDKVCPSNVKEAHD, from the exons CCTCCGGTGGCTCCGCCACTCTGCCACCGGCCTCTTCGTCCGCCAGTCCATCTGCAACGACATCGACGCCATCAAGCTCAGGCTTGAGCAGATCAGGAAGAAGACGGAGGACAACAGCGTCCAGCTGAAGATGAGCCTCCCCGCCACCGCCAGCAGCGTTAAGCCCCGGAAGCGCTACGTGGACTG GGATGCGCCAAGTGGATGCAACATAGACAACCTGTTGGTAAATAATGAAAAATTGAAGAAAATCAAAGGCTACCTGAGCAGTCAAGGAGAAACAATGCCAAGAATTATAGTCGCCATCATGGGGAAGAATGGTGCCGGGAAGACAACATTGGCTAGGTGTGTCTATGAGAGCAGCGAGGTCAGGGCCATGTTTCACCACATCATCTGGGTTCATTTACCCCAGAAATTCAGGCTGGTGGATGTCATTGCCGACATGGTCAGGCAAACCACATTCCCAGGAATGGACTTGGATCCGGAGACGGAAGTACATGAGAAGGATGTACATAAGAAGGATGTATATGACATTCGTCAGCTCAGAAATAGACTCACTGGAAGACTCAATATGAAGAAGTACCTGATCGTGCTGGACAATGTGCGCAGCCCGGATGAATTGAACTTGTTCTTGTCCGTGCTACCTGAATGCAAAGGTAGCGCATTGTTGATCACGACAGAGATTAAGCCTTACCATACGGCTTGTGGTTCCAGTTCAACTATGAATGACTCAGATTCAGATACCTGTTGGAAGTTCAAGAAGCTATGTGATCATCAGGTGCAGCTACAAAAACTGAAGAAGGAAGAGGCTAGAAAGATGTTCCTGACGAGGCTATTTGGAAAATCCAGTTCTGACAAGAATGTCAAGAATGCTACACATGCCAAGGTGATCGAGAACCTCCTCGACAAGAGCCTTCCATTGGCTGGCACTCTGTTAGCCGGGCTCTTAAGGACCAAAAAGGAGGAAGTGTGGACTGATGTAATAAATCAACTCATGCAACAAAGGCACGAATTAGAGCAGCAGAAACAGAACCATGAAAAAGAGCAGGAGCAACAACAGCAACAGTTAGCAGAGGGTCTAGAACAAATGAAGAGGATGGACCAGCAACGTTCATGGCGACAAGAAGAAAAACAGCAGATGATAGACAAAAAGCAAGAAGTTAAGCTGCCAGCAGGGCAGCAACAAGGACAACGAGAAGAAATAGAGCATGCACAGCTAGAAGGGGAAAAAGAACCTGAGCAACAGCCGGAGAAGCATGTATACCGGCAGATGTCTCTGCTGGAGCAAATACTCATGTTGAGCTTCGACGACCTCCATCCTCAACTCAAACAATGTTTCCTCTACTTTTCTGCATTCAAGGCAGAGGAGCCTATCAATGCGGACAAGCTCATCCGGCTATGGGTAGCGGAGGGGCTTGTGCGACCCACTGACGGACGAGCAGCGGAGAAGCACGGCCGAGATCATCTCCGGACACTGATCTCTAGGTGCTTGGTCAATCTGGTCGAGAAGGACTACAGCAACAACATCATCAGCGTCAGCATGCACGAGCGTGTCATCGCCTTTGCAAGGTCAGAGGCGCGTGAGATCAACTTCCTCCAGGTCCATCACAGCACCTCTGACCTTCCTAGCACAGCCATTCGCCGCCTCTCTGTCCGCAATGCATTTGATCCACACACAAGGCTCGCCCTCGCAACCCCGAAACTTCGATCACTGTTGTGTGAGTGTCCAGAAGCACCCTATGCCGATGACGGCTCCACTAGCTGCACTTCACACATCCGCATGGTATGGGAGTACATTGGAGGCCGTGTGATAAGCTTGAACATCCACCAATGCAAGTTTCTGCGTGTGATTGACCTCCAAGGAATGGTGCACCGATCAACCTTGCCATACGAGATTGGCTGGCTGATTTATCTCCAGTACCTGGGGCTTGCGCGTACCGGGTTGAAGAAACTTCCAAggtctatcaagaatcttcatcgtcTGCAAACACTAGATATCAGCAGCACCGAAATCAAGCATGTTCCAAATGGTCTTTGGTGGATTAAATCACTCCGGCATGTGCTGGCAGAACAGCTCGATAATGGCCCAACCAACACCAATGCTTTGCAAAACCTCCAGACCCTCCATACGGTGCAATGCAAAGGCTCTGCACTGAAGAAGCTGATCAACCTCCGGTCCCTAAGACTATGGGGAATTGATAAGAAGCTAATGCTTGTGGAGTGTCTTGGGAGAATGGAGTGCCTCAAATTCTTGGATTTAGCAGCAAAGAATGGGGTTGAGCTCCCATTGATCAAAGTGCTAACCATGTTTGGTCTGCGCAGCCTTCAACAACTCAAGTTAGATGGTCCAGTCAACAAGGAAGGGAGCAGAGAAGTTCACACTTATTTGCTTCATAAACTCACCAAGCTCGAGCTCCAAAACTCAGGAATGGAACAAGAACATATCGACCTTATCGCCCAGGTACCAAACCTTGCTGGTCTTATCCTTGGCAAAGATTCATACACTGAAACACAAATGAAAATTCCGACGAATGGGTTCCCGGAGCTAAAAGAGCTCCAGATCAACAACTTGGGCAAACTGACCGACTGGACTTTTGCTCAAGATGCTGGATCTACACTCAAGCAGCTTCAGCGAGTATCCATTCTCAACTGCACTGCACTTAAAAAGATTCCCGATGAGCTGAGAACACTGCAACATCTGGTGTTGTTCGCTGCCCGCAATAGTCCCGTGAATTTCCCATCTGGCAAGTTCGAGTCAGCAGAAAAGCTGTCAATCATCAAAGAAGAAAGTGAGGATAAGGTGTGCCCTTccaacgtgaaagaagcacatgaTTAG